A stretch of the Sphingosinithalassobacter tenebrarum genome encodes the following:
- a CDS encoding phytoene desaturase family protein encodes MSRYDAIIIGGGHNGLTAAAYLGRAGRKVLVLERREIVGGACVTEEVIPDHRVSFTSYFASMLMPRVIRDLELPKYGLRMVGSDPLLAVALAPGEIIRWWADVDRAAAEIARYSAADAKAFVRVDRELKALAAYLQPFFLEPPPDLGARGLDRVREAARLVKRFRKLKGREVAQLVTFLTGSLGDYLDRNFESDAVKRLFLANNVYGKHGGPYEPGSAVGLLFHLLSGGDDSVQGYAGHVIGGMGAITQAIAASARDHGVEIRTASPVREILVENGRASGVVTEAGETFSAPVILSNADPKRTFLGMVPPEHLPEDFRSDIAAIKMAGPSAKLNLALKREPTQFGRNATMDPRERSLLTIVPTLEEAQRIADTARFGTVPDQLWIDCVIPSLVDDTLCPPGKAVMTCFIQYLPFELREGSWEDRREALGDAIVKQIARHMPDLPDLIEGRVVLTPLDLERTYGLTEGNIFHGDLNIGQLFSMRPTPAWSQYRTPLPGLYLCGAGAHPGGGVTGAPGHNAAHQVLRDMRKSKR; translated from the coding sequence GTGAGCCGGTATGACGCGATCATCATCGGCGGCGGCCATAACGGGCTGACCGCCGCAGCCTATCTCGGCCGGGCCGGGCGCAAGGTGCTGGTACTCGAACGTCGCGAGATCGTCGGCGGGGCGTGTGTCACCGAGGAAGTGATCCCCGACCATCGGGTGTCCTTCACTTCCTATTTCGCCAGCATGCTGATGCCGAGGGTGATTCGCGACCTCGAACTGCCAAAATACGGGCTGCGCATGGTGGGCAGCGATCCGTTGCTCGCAGTCGCGCTTGCGCCCGGGGAGATCATCCGCTGGTGGGCGGACGTCGATCGCGCGGCAGCGGAAATCGCGCGGTACTCGGCGGCGGACGCCAAGGCATTCGTCCGCGTCGACCGGGAGCTGAAGGCGCTTGCAGCCTATCTCCAGCCCTTCTTCCTCGAACCGCCGCCCGATCTGGGCGCGCGCGGACTCGACCGCGTCCGCGAGGCAGCGCGCCTCGTAAAGCGGTTCCGCAAGCTCAAGGGCCGCGAAGTGGCGCAGCTCGTTACCTTCCTGACCGGAAGCCTCGGCGACTATCTCGACCGCAATTTCGAAAGCGACGCCGTCAAGAGGCTGTTCCTCGCCAACAATGTCTATGGCAAGCATGGCGGACCCTATGAGCCCGGCTCGGCGGTTGGACTGCTTTTTCACTTGCTCTCCGGCGGCGATGATTCGGTGCAGGGCTATGCCGGCCATGTCATCGGCGGCATGGGCGCGATCACGCAGGCGATCGCGGCATCGGCGCGCGATCACGGCGTGGAGATCCGCACCGCCTCTCCGGTCCGCGAAATCCTGGTTGAGAACGGTCGCGCCTCTGGCGTCGTCACCGAAGCCGGCGAGACCTTCAGCGCGCCGGTGATCCTGTCCAACGCCGATCCCAAGCGAACCTTTCTCGGCATGGTGCCGCCCGAACACCTGCCGGAGGATTTCCGCAGCGACATCGCCGCGATCAAGATGGCCGGCCCCTCGGCGAAGCTCAATCTCGCGCTGAAGCGCGAGCCGACCCAGTTCGGCCGGAACGCCACGATGGACCCGCGTGAGCGATCGCTGCTCACCATCGTCCCGACGCTGGAGGAAGCCCAGCGCATCGCCGATACCGCGCGTTTCGGCACCGTTCCCGATCAGCTGTGGATCGACTGCGTCATCCCCAGCCTGGTCGACGACACGCTGTGCCCGCCCGGCAAGGCAGTGATGACCTGTTTCATCCAGTATCTTCCCTTCGAATTGCGCGAGGGAAGCTGGGAGGATCGGCGCGAGGCGCTGGGCGATGCCATCGTCAAGCAGATTGCGCGGCACATGCCCGATCTGCCCGACCTGATCGAAGGCCGCGTGGTGCTGACGCCGCTCGATCTGGAACGCACCTATGGCCTTACCGAAGGCAATATCTTCCACGGCGACCTCAACATCGGCCAGCTCTTCTCGATGCGGCCGACACCGGCCTGGTCGCAATATCGAACGCCCCTGCCCGGCCTCTACCTCTGCGGTGCGGGCGCGCATCCCGGTGGCGGCGTTACCGGTGCTCCGGGCCATAACGCGGCACATCAGGTGCTGCGCGACATGAGGAAATCGAAGCGATGA
- a CDS encoding 2Fe-2S iron-sulfur cluster-binding protein, which produces MSGYRIAGHPRNSARPVRFRFNGRALTGREGDTLAAALIANGVTLVGRSFKYHRPRGIIGSGFAETNALVQIGSGDRSTPNIPATQIPLEEGLEARSINCWPSVDFDFGAINDRFSRFLSAGFYYKSFVWPSWALFEPFIRRAAGLGKAPAVADPDRYDSRRAACDVLVVGGGVSGLAAARAAAETGASVLLLEAAAEPGGVGDRDAPAPDGNSLGTWIADQRAALAALNARILPRTTALGFYDHNFLTALEDSDGMPVRQRVWKIRAGRVVLACGAFERPLVFPGNDLPGVMLADSVRSYATDHGVAAGRSIAFAVRDARGAVAALATARAGAPVTAIVDLHGAASAHAESAASLGIEWVADQQLLGTVGGKRLRGVRLRSRTGGHERTIACDCLAMSGGWTPVVQLFTQSGGGLKHDPAIDTFVPARSQQAERSCGSARGLADPLECIADGEAAGRWAATGEGIQPPLSADPPLAPIDLPIGKGKAFVDFQTDVTTDDLRLAVQENYRSVEHVKRYTVWGMGVDQGRLSALNGVATLARLQGTAPGAVGTTKFRPPFAPVALGAMAAGHGLGPRFAPFKQLPAHDWHIARGAVFEDHGWLRPSHYPIGAEDRDAAARREALAVRNGVGLTDGSSFGKFELTGPQAGAFLDRLSIGSPSTMRVGKARFNLMTDELGVLFDDGVVARMDEDSWLLTASSAHAEAMLRWLTRWHQCQWPLDLTIRDVTAHWAVITLAGPRARDVLMRADCNIDFSREAFPHMAIRCGTMAGQPVRVQRVSFTGELSYEIAIAADYAASLADWLMQCGEAEGIIAFGLEALDLLRLEKGFFYIGQDTDSETRPSDIGFGKAIARKKGDFIGRRTLEHEAVRDGARGQLVGLVALDPQQTLPAGAHVIGGEAHPSQGIVTSSGFSPTLGHPIALSLLHNGKARVGEQVTIWSEGREWAARVTPPCAYDPQGERMHG; this is translated from the coding sequence ATGAGCGGCTATCGGATCGCCGGACATCCGCGGAACAGCGCGCGCCCGGTACGCTTTCGCTTCAATGGAAGGGCGCTCACGGGGCGCGAGGGCGACACGCTGGCCGCCGCGCTGATCGCCAACGGCGTTACGCTGGTGGGGCGCAGTTTCAAATATCACCGACCGCGCGGGATTATTGGCAGCGGCTTTGCCGAAACCAATGCGCTGGTGCAGATCGGTAGCGGCGATCGCAGCACGCCCAATATTCCGGCGACGCAAATCCCGCTCGAAGAAGGGCTGGAAGCGCGCAGCATCAATTGTTGGCCCTCGGTCGATTTCGATTTCGGCGCGATCAACGACCGCTTCTCGCGTTTCCTGTCGGCGGGGTTTTACTACAAGAGCTTCGTCTGGCCGAGCTGGGCGCTTTTCGAACCCTTCATCCGCCGTGCCGCCGGTCTGGGTAAGGCGCCTGCCGTTGCCGACCCGGATCGATATGACAGTCGCCGCGCCGCATGCGATGTTCTGGTCGTGGGTGGCGGCGTATCGGGATTGGCTGCCGCACGCGCGGCGGCGGAGACCGGTGCGTCGGTGCTGTTGCTGGAAGCGGCAGCGGAGCCTGGCGGAGTCGGCGACCGCGATGCGCCCGCGCCGGACGGCAACAGTCTGGGAACATGGATTGCGGATCAGCGCGCCGCGCTGGCGGCGTTGAACGCGCGTATCCTGCCGCGCACGACCGCGCTCGGCTTTTACGACCATAATTTTCTGACCGCGCTCGAAGATAGCGATGGCATGCCGGTACGTCAGCGTGTCTGGAAGATACGCGCCGGTCGCGTCGTGCTCGCCTGCGGCGCGTTCGAGCGGCCGCTGGTCTTTCCCGGTAATGACCTGCCCGGCGTGATGCTGGCGGATTCGGTGCGCAGCTACGCAACCGATCATGGCGTCGCGGCAGGGCGTTCCATCGCTTTCGCGGTTCGGGACGCGCGGGGAGCCGTGGCGGCGCTGGCTACGGCGCGCGCGGGCGCACCCGTCACGGCGATCGTCGATCTGCATGGCGCCGCTTCGGCCCATGCCGAGTCTGCCGCATCGCTCGGCATCGAATGGGTTGCCGATCAACAGTTGCTGGGCACTGTTGGCGGGAAGCGATTGCGCGGTGTCCGCCTGCGGTCGCGAACCGGCGGGCACGAACGGACGATCGCGTGCGACTGTCTGGCAATGAGCGGCGGCTGGACGCCTGTGGTGCAGCTGTTCACGCAGTCGGGCGGCGGGCTGAAACATGATCCTGCCATCGACACGTTCGTGCCCGCCCGGTCGCAGCAGGCCGAGCGCAGCTGCGGCAGCGCCCGGGGGCTGGCCGATCCACTGGAATGCATCGCAGACGGGGAGGCCGCGGGCCGCTGGGCCGCCACTGGCGAAGGCATCCAGCCGCCCCTGTCCGCCGATCCGCCGCTGGCGCCGATCGATCTGCCGATCGGAAAGGGCAAGGCCTTTGTCGACTTCCAGACCGATGTGACTACCGACGACCTGCGATTGGCGGTGCAGGAGAATTATCGCTCGGTCGAGCATGTCAAACGCTACACGGTCTGGGGCATGGGCGTCGATCAGGGGCGACTAAGCGCGTTGAACGGTGTCGCGACGCTCGCGCGCCTGCAAGGCACGGCGCCGGGAGCGGTAGGCACCACCAAATTCCGCCCGCCCTTCGCGCCGGTCGCGCTCGGTGCGATGGCGGCGGGGCATGGACTGGGCCCGCGTTTCGCGCCGTTCAAGCAGTTGCCCGCGCATGACTGGCACATCGCGCGCGGGGCGGTGTTCGAGGATCATGGCTGGCTGCGTCCGTCGCATTACCCCATCGGCGCGGAGGATCGTGACGCGGCGGCGCGACGGGAAGCGCTGGCGGTCCGCAATGGCGTCGGTCTGACCGACGGCTCGTCTTTCGGAAAGTTCGAGCTGACAGGCCCGCAAGCCGGCGCCTTTCTCGACCGGCTTTCGATCGGCAGCCCGAGCACCATGCGCGTGGGCAAGGCGCGCTTCAATCTAATGACCGATGAGCTTGGCGTGCTGTTCGACGATGGCGTCGTCGCCCGGATGGACGAGGATAGCTGGCTGCTCACTGCGAGCAGTGCGCATGCCGAGGCGATGCTCCGCTGGCTGACTCGCTGGCACCAATGCCAGTGGCCGCTTGATCTCACCATCCGCGACGTGACTGCGCATTGGGCAGTGATAACGCTTGCCGGGCCCCGCGCGCGCGATGTGCTCATGCGCGCGGACTGCAACATTGATTTCTCGCGAGAGGCCTTCCCGCACATGGCGATACGCTGCGGCACGATGGCGGGTCAGCCGGTACGCGTGCAGCGCGTCAGCTTCACCGGCGAGCTGAGCTATGAAATCGCGATCGCGGCCGATTATGCCGCGAGCCTTGCCGACTGGCTGATGCAATGCGGGGAAGCGGAGGGGATAATTGCCTTCGGGCTCGAAGCGCTCGATCTGCTGCGGCTCGAAAAGGGGTTTTTCTATATCGGGCAGGATACCGACAGCGAAACCCGGCCGTCCGATATCGGCTTCGGCAAGGCGATTGCCCGCAAAAAGGGCGACTTCATCGGCCGGCGGACGCTGGAGCATGAAGCCGTGCGCGACGGCGCGCGCGGGCAGCTGGTCGGGCTGGTCGCGCTCGATCCGCAGCAAACGCTGCCTGCGGGCGCGCATGTCATCGGCGGCGAAGCCCATCCGAGCCAGGGGATCGTTACCAGCAGCGGGTTCAGCCCCACGCTGGGTCATCCGATCGCGCTGTCGCTGCTCCACAACGGAAAGGCACGGGTCGGCGAACAAGTGACGATCTGGTCGGAAGGTCGCGAATGGGCGGCACGGGTTACGCCGCCCTGCGCCTATGATCCGCAGGGAGAACGCATGCATGGCTGA
- a CDS encoding sarcosine oxidase subunit beta family protein: protein MRDRYSALALLRGGLTGNRGWKPAWRSPEPKPAYDAVIVGGGGHGLATAYYLASRHGMRKIAVLEKGWIGGGNTGRNTTIVRSDYYYPESAALFDHSVTLYEGLSRELNFNIMFSQRGMMTTAHSRGELDFQRRLVNGMRLNGVDLETVPLAEIRRDYPYLNFAPDARYPILGGMRQKRAGTVRHDAVVWGYARAADRLGVDIIQNCEVTGILRDPMTGAVSGVDTSRGRIATTRLGLAVAGHSSVLAEMAGFRLPLRSYALQAFVTEPLKPVLDTIVSSSLLGIYVSQSDKGGLVFGGNADPYASYAQRGNIPTAEEVIAGLVEFIPSFSRIRLLRQWAGIVDYAQDSSPVLGRSPVPGVFLNCGWGGGGFKAIPAGGETFAHTIATGDPHPLTVPFSLDRFRELALVDEAAAAGIAH from the coding sequence ATGCGCGATCGCTATTCGGCGCTCGCGCTGCTGCGCGGCGGTCTTACCGGAAATCGCGGGTGGAAACCGGCATGGCGCTCGCCCGAGCCGAAACCCGCATATGACGCGGTGATCGTCGGCGGCGGCGGACATGGGCTCGCCACTGCCTATTATCTTGCCAGCCGGCACGGGATGCGCAAAATCGCGGTTCTCGAAAAGGGCTGGATCGGCGGCGGCAATACCGGGCGCAACACGACCATCGTCCGGTCGGACTATTATTATCCCGAAAGCGCCGCGCTGTTCGACCATTCGGTGACGCTTTACGAAGGGCTGTCGCGCGAGCTCAACTTCAACATCATGTTCTCGCAGAGGGGCATGATGACGACCGCGCACAGCCGGGGCGAGCTGGATTTCCAGCGGCGGCTGGTCAATGGAATGCGGCTGAACGGCGTCGACCTGGAAACCGTGCCACTGGCCGAGATCCGCCGCGACTACCCCTATCTCAACTTCGCGCCCGATGCGCGCTATCCGATCCTTGGCGGGATGCGGCAGAAGCGCGCCGGCACCGTGCGCCATGATGCCGTCGTCTGGGGCTATGCGCGCGCGGCGGATCGACTCGGCGTCGACATCATCCAGAATTGCGAAGTCACCGGCATCCTGCGCGATCCCATGACGGGGGCCGTCAGCGGAGTCGACACCAGCCGTGGACGGATCGCGACGACACGGTTGGGGCTGGCGGTGGCGGGGCATTCCAGCGTGCTTGCCGAGATGGCGGGCTTTCGCCTGCCGCTGCGCAGCTATGCGTTGCAGGCATTCGTCACCGAGCCGCTGAAACCGGTGCTCGATACGATCGTCTCTTCGTCGCTGCTCGGCATCTATGTCAGCCAGTCGGACAAGGGGGGGCTGGTCTTCGGCGGCAATGCCGATCCCTACGCCTCCTACGCCCAGCGCGGGAATATCCCGACCGCGGAAGAAGTCATTGCGGGGCTGGTCGAATTCATCCCGTCGTTCAGCCGCATCCGCCTGCTTCGGCAATGGGCGGGGATCGTGGACTATGCGCAGGACAGCTCACCGGTGCTGGGACGCAGCCCGGTGCCGGGCGTCTTTCTCAATTGCGGCTGGGGCGGCGGCGGGTTCAAGGCGATCCCCGCCGGCGGGGAAACCTTCGCGCACACGATCGCGACCGGCGATCCGCATCCGCTGACGGTACCGTTCTCGCTCGATCGCTTTCGCGAATTGGCGCTGGTCGACGAAGCCGCCGCTGCCGGCATCGCGCATTAG
- a CDS encoding sarcosine oxidase subunit delta, with product MLRIECPWCGARDEAEFLNGGEGDGSRPAEPHRHTDSGWTEYLFTEDNPRGPLTEYWFHHDGCRQWFVAVRDTMTHAVLETRAPTPGQGEA from the coding sequence ATGCTGCGGATCGAATGCCCTTGGTGCGGCGCGCGCGACGAAGCCGAATTTCTGAACGGCGGCGAAGGCGATGGCAGTCGCCCCGCCGAGCCGCATCGCCATACTGACAGCGGCTGGACCGAATATCTGTTCACCGAGGACAATCCGCGTGGGCCGCTGACCGAATACTGGTTTCATCACGACGGGTGCCGGCAATGGTTCGTCGCGGTGCGCGACACGATGACTCACGCCGTTCTGGAAACGCGTGCGCCGACGCCGGGGCAGGGCGAAGCATGA
- a CDS encoding tetratricopeptide repeat-containing sulfotransferase family protein, which produces MRNAEGCRKGLSLAKAAAAPTGTIETALAHAERLLRAEPELARAQAEAILEAHPDNGEALVLKGRALAASGATDDAIDALLQATRRLPDDAAAWRALADQYLVAGDEKRADAAQSQAIRASVHEPELRRAATALCANDLSTAERILKPWLKQRPTDVAAIRMLAELAGRIGRYRDAESLLSRAIELAPGFAPARFNMATLQYRRGRIPEAVEQLEALLESDPENPGYRNLLAAALTRIGEVDQALVHFRKALDRQPGLTKVWLSYGHALKTAGQQAESIAAYRRCIAQEPGFGEAWWSLANLKTVRLDEADVAAMRDALDTAKLRDEDRWHLHFALGKALEDAAEYEAAFGHYAEGNRLRLAATPYDPEATRNRVDRTISRFTQDFFVEHAGQGHPAPDPIFVLGMPRSGSTLVEQILASHPLVEGTHELADIQMMAARLGGQGDAYPENLATLTPGQLAELGAEYIERTRIQRHTDRPFFIDKMPNNWLHAGFIQLILPKAKIVDTRRNPLDCCFSNFKQHFARGQAFAYDLAHMGRYYADYVRLMAHFDTVAPGAVHRVFHEALIADPESEIRSLLAALDLPFDSACLRFHETDRAVRTASSEQVRRPINRQGVDQWRHFDAWMGPLKAELGRLVDDYPIET; this is translated from the coding sequence ATGCGCAACGCTGAAGGTTGTCGGAAAGGATTGAGTTTGGCCAAAGCCGCTGCCGCACCCACCGGGACGATAGAAACCGCGCTGGCACATGCGGAACGCCTGTTGCGCGCCGAGCCGGAGTTGGCGCGGGCACAGGCCGAGGCGATATTGGAAGCCCATCCCGACAATGGCGAGGCACTGGTGCTGAAGGGCAGGGCGTTAGCGGCGAGCGGCGCGACAGACGATGCCATCGACGCGCTGCTCCAGGCGACCAGGCGCTTGCCGGACGACGCGGCGGCATGGCGCGCGCTGGCCGATCAATATCTCGTCGCCGGGGACGAGAAGCGCGCCGATGCGGCCCAATCCCAGGCGATCCGCGCGTCGGTGCACGAGCCCGAGCTGCGTCGGGCAGCGACGGCATTGTGCGCGAACGACCTGAGCACCGCGGAACGTATCCTGAAACCCTGGCTCAAGCAGCGGCCGACCGATGTCGCGGCGATCCGCATGCTCGCCGAGCTGGCGGGGCGGATCGGGCGGTATCGCGACGCGGAATCGCTGTTGTCGCGGGCGATCGAGCTGGCTCCGGGCTTTGCACCGGCGCGGTTCAACATGGCGACGCTGCAATATCGCCGCGGCAGGATACCCGAAGCGGTCGAGCAGCTGGAAGCCTTGCTGGAAAGCGATCCCGAAAACCCGGGCTACCGCAACCTTCTCGCCGCCGCGCTGACGCGCATCGGCGAAGTCGATCAGGCGCTGGTTCATTTCCGCAAGGCGCTCGACCGCCAGCCGGGACTCACCAAGGTGTGGCTGAGCTATGGCCATGCACTGAAGACAGCCGGGCAGCAGGCCGAAAGCATCGCGGCCTATCGCCGCTGCATCGCGCAGGAGCCGGGGTTCGGCGAAGCCTGGTGGAGCCTCGCCAATCTGAAGACCGTTCGGCTGGACGAGGCGGATGTCGCCGCGATGCGCGATGCGCTCGATACGGCGAAGCTGCGCGACGAGGATCGTTGGCACCTGCATTTCGCGCTGGGCAAGGCGCTGGAGGACGCCGCCGAATATGAAGCGGCGTTCGGCCATTATGCCGAGGGCAACCGGCTGCGCCTCGCCGCCACACCCTATGACCCGGAAGCGACGCGAAACAGGGTCGATCGGACGATATCGCGCTTCACGCAGGACTTCTTCGTCGAGCATGCGGGACAGGGGCATCCCGCGCCCGATCCGATCTTCGTGCTCGGCATGCCGCGTTCGGGTTCGACGCTGGTCGAGCAGATCCTCGCCAGCCACCCTTTGGTCGAAGGCACGCACGAGCTTGCCGACATCCAGATGATGGCGGCGCGACTGGGCGGGCAGGGCGATGCCTATCCCGAGAACCTGGCCACGCTGACGCCCGGGCAGCTTGCCGAACTCGGCGCCGAATATATCGAGCGGACGCGCATCCAGCGGCATACCGACCGCCCGTTCTTCATCGACAAGATGCCGAACAACTGGCTTCATGCCGGTTTCATCCAGCTGATCCTGCCCAAGGCGAAGATCGTCGACACGCGTCGGAATCCGCTCGATTGCTGCTTTTCCAACTTCAAGCAGCATTTCGCGCGCGGCCAGGCCTTCGCCTATGACCTTGCGCATATGGGCCGCTATTACGCGGACTATGTTCGGTTGATGGCGCATTTCGATACGGTCGCCCCCGGGGCCGTGCATCGCGTCTTCCACGAAGCCCTGATCGCCGATCCCGAATCGGAGATACGATCGCTGCTCGCCGCGCTCGATCTGCCGTTCGATTCTGCCTGCCTGCGTTTCCACGAAACCGATCGCGCGGTTCGCACCGCCAGCTCGGAACAGGTGCGGCGTCCGATCAATCGACAGGGCGTCGATCAGTGGCGGCATTTCGACGCCTGGATGGGCCCGTTGAAGGCCGAGCTTGGCAGGTTGGTCGACGATTATCCCATTGAAACATAA
- a CDS encoding aromatic ring-hydroxylating oxygenase subunit alpha has translation MERSLLSSDYLDPAFWEWEKAEIHGREWFCVAREEDVPTPGSHRQIDVLGENILLVRDRAGELHAHYNVCRHRGARICDAANDAKWGLDLNGGVIGGVIRCPYHGWAYGLDGALLATPGMAPGAVDKKALGLHPCGVATWGGFVFITLRPETAPDFEAALGEAPRRLSNYPLEALRTGETRWYDVDANWKVILENYNECYHCGPVHPELCEIVPDFLKNAGMHLDWEAGVPHREGAVTFTRSGTTSRDFFPGLSEEEKVRHKGELIFPNLMFSLSSDHAAAFLLWPDGPGRTRIECRFLFHESELAKPGFDPADAVEFWDLVNRQDWAVCERVQRGMAARVHEFGYYSPLEDYSLDIRRYIAERRERSA, from the coding sequence ATGGAACGTTCGCTTTTGAGCAGCGACTATCTCGATCCGGCGTTCTGGGAATGGGAAAAGGCCGAAATCCACGGACGCGAGTGGTTTTGCGTCGCCCGCGAGGAAGATGTTCCCACTCCCGGCAGCCACCGCCAGATCGACGTGCTCGGCGAGAATATCCTGCTGGTTCGCGATCGCGCGGGCGAGCTGCATGCCCATTACAATGTCTGCCGCCATCGCGGCGCGCGGATCTGCGATGCCGCCAATGACGCCAAATGGGGGCTCGACCTGAATGGCGGCGTGATCGGCGGTGTTATCCGCTGTCCCTATCATGGCTGGGCCTATGGGCTGGACGGCGCTTTGCTCGCCACGCCGGGCATGGCACCGGGCGCGGTCGACAAGAAGGCGCTGGGCCTGCACCCGTGCGGCGTCGCCACCTGGGGCGGGTTCGTATTCATCACCCTGCGCCCCGAAACGGCGCCCGATTTCGAAGCGGCGCTGGGCGAAGCACCGCGCCGGTTGTCCAACTATCCGCTCGAAGCGCTGCGCACGGGCGAGACGCGCTGGTATGATGTCGACGCCAACTGGAAGGTGATCCTCGAAAACTACAATGAATGCTACCATTGTGGCCCGGTGCACCCGGAGCTGTGCGAAATCGTGCCGGACTTCCTGAAGAATGCCGGCATGCATCTCGATTGGGAGGCTGGCGTGCCGCACCGCGAAGGCGCAGTCACCTTCACGCGCAGCGGTACCACCAGCCGCGATTTCTTCCCCGGCCTGTCCGAGGAGGAAAAGGTGCGTCACAAGGGCGAGCTGATCTTTCCCAACCTGATGTTCAGCCTGTCGAGCGATCACGCCGCGGCGTTTCTTCTCTGGCCGGACGGGCCGGGCAGGACGCGGATCGAATGCCGTTTCCTCTTCCATGAATCGGAGCTGGCCAAACCCGGTTTCGATCCTGCGGACGCAGTTGAATTCTGGGATCTGGTCAACCGTCAGGACTGGGCGGTTTGCGAGCGGGTTCAGCGCGGCATGGCGGCGCGTGTCCACGAGTTCGGCTATTATTCGCCGCTGGAGGACTATAGCCTCGATATCCGCCGTTACATCGCCGAACGACGCGAGCGCAGCGCGTAA